One part of the Dyadobacter sp. 676 genome encodes these proteins:
- a CDS encoding MerC domain-containing protein → MKAVHSHGRADYIGILGSVLCIIHCLLVPALALGSSVANHSHTHIGLISLDYFFILINGVAVFYATRDHRSPGIRVLLWGALAVFSVSLIFEGRHQVFSWLGYVGSGLLIIGHFLNLYICQIAPRLKYKTR, encoded by the coding sequence ATGAAAGCAGTACACTCACATGGCAGGGCCGACTACATTGGGATATTAGGATCCGTGTTGTGCATTATCCATTGCCTACTGGTTCCCGCATTGGCGCTCGGTTCGTCGGTGGCTAATCATAGCCACACACATATCGGCCTTATATCACTCGATTATTTTTTTATTCTGATCAACGGCGTCGCGGTTTTCTACGCCACCCGTGACCACCGCTCTCCGGGCATTCGCGTCCTGCTTTGGGGCGCATTGGCGGTTTTTTCCGTGTCGCTCATTTTCGAAGGCCGCCATCAGGTCTTCTCATGGCTGGGTTACGTCGGTTCGGGCCTGCTGATCATAGGCCACTTCCTGAACCTCTACATTTGCCAGATCGCCCCGCGATTGAAGTACAAAACCCGCTGA
- a CDS encoding serine hydrolase — protein MSLQLAALPTHAQYHPDNFIEKLLKKHPERFSEILQNPDKYKVQILYTKIDRNKNNVPHFTTHGYRVNTGEYFYPASTVKLPAVALAFEKLNKLGIDKYTPMFTDAVRPEQTAVKADTSSENGLPSVAHYAKKILLASDNDAFNRLYEFIGQQEFNDSLHKKGFKDCRILHRLDSPIGPENNRYTNPIRFEKDGKVVFEQPAKFNGKEYNVPGPIMLGKGYMKDGALVNEPFDFTKKNFFPLEEQHRLLKTLFFPDQVPPSQRFNLTEDDYRFLYQYMSQFPVETSYPASYTDDYYDGYVKFLLFGATKTRLPRHIRLFNKCGDAYGFLLDNAYIADFEKGIEFMLTAVIYCNEDGIFNDDKYDYETVGFPFMADLGKTFFEYELDRKHSNRPDLSRFEVEYDK, from the coding sequence TTGTCGTTACAACTGGCCGCCCTGCCAACCCACGCACAATATCACCCGGATAACTTCATCGAAAAACTATTAAAAAAGCATCCCGAGCGGTTCTCGGAAATCCTGCAAAATCCCGATAAATACAAGGTGCAAATCCTGTACACGAAGATCGACAGGAATAAAAACAACGTCCCGCATTTTACTACGCATGGCTACCGGGTAAATACCGGCGAGTATTTTTATCCGGCCAGCACTGTTAAACTACCGGCAGTTGCGCTCGCATTCGAAAAACTGAACAAGTTGGGGATCGATAAATATACGCCGATGTTTACGGACGCGGTAAGGCCCGAACAGACGGCCGTCAAAGCCGACACGAGCTCGGAGAACGGGCTGCCGTCCGTTGCCCATTATGCGAAGAAAATCCTGCTCGCGAGTGATAACGATGCTTTTAACCGGCTGTATGAATTCATCGGCCAACAGGAATTTAATGACAGCCTGCATAAAAAAGGCTTTAAAGACTGTCGTATTCTGCACCGTCTCGACTCGCCGATCGGCCCGGAAAACAACCGTTACACGAATCCGATCAGGTTCGAAAAGGACGGGAAGGTCGTTTTCGAGCAGCCCGCAAAGTTTAACGGGAAGGAATATAACGTGCCCGGACCTATTATGTTGGGCAAAGGTTATATGAAGGACGGTGCGCTGGTGAACGAGCCGTTCGATTTTACCAAAAAGAACTTCTTTCCCCTTGAAGAGCAGCATCGCCTGCTGAAAACGCTTTTTTTTCCGGACCAGGTGCCGCCTTCGCAGCGGTTTAACCTGACGGAGGACGATTACCGGTTTCTGTACCAATATATGTCGCAGTTTCCGGTGGAAACGAGTTACCCGGCGAGCTATACCGACGATTACTACGATGGTTATGTGAAATTCCTGCTTTTCGGGGCTACGAAAACGAGGCTACCGCGTCATATCCGCCTTTTCAATAAATGCGGCGACGCATATGGCTTCCTGCTCGACAATGCCTACATCGCCGATTTTGAGAAAGGGATAGAATTTATGTTGACAGCCGTGATCTATTGTAACGAGGACGGAATCTTCAACGATGACAAGTACGACTACGAAACCGTCGGTTTCCCGTTTATGGCCGATCTGGGCAAGACTTTTTTTGAATATGAATTAGACCGCAAGCACTCTAACCGCCCCGACCTCAGCCGTTTCGAAGTGGAATACGATAAATGA
- a CDS encoding IlvD/Edd family dehydratase: MEENKLRSRGWFGKSGKDGFIYRAWMKNQGYPADEFEGRPVIGICNTFSELTPCNGHFRELAESVKRGVWEAGGFPLEFPVMSLGETLIKPTAMLYRNLASMDVEESIRANPIDGVVLLCGCDKTTPSLVMGAASVNIPTIVVSGGPMLTGRYRGKTIATSDVWRFSEMHRKGELTQEELYTAEACMCRSDGHCAVMGTASTMACMVESLGLTLPENAAIPAADSRRKVLAHLSGRRIVEMVREDLRLSQILTREAFENAIMINAAIGGSTNFVIHLLAIAGRIGVDLSLDDFNDLCKKVPLLLNLQPSGGYFMEDFYYAGGLPVVIKELSGILHQSVITANGKTMAENCASAECFNPEVIGTMAEPVKDLTGLAVVRGNLCENGAVIKPSASLKPELMQHRGKAIVFEDIDDYKARLDDPDLDVDENSILVLKNVGPKGYPGMPEVGNMSLPKKLLAQGVIDMVRISDGRMSGTGFGTVVLHVSPEAAVGGNLALVQDGDYIELDVENRRLHLEVSDEELARRRQLWKPLDLGYNRGYVNLHIAHVTQAHEGADLDFLRGGSGDQVTRDSH, from the coding sequence ATGGAAGAAAACAAGTTGCGTAGCAGGGGCTGGTTTGGCAAATCAGGTAAGGACGGGTTCATTTACCGTGCCTGGATGAAAAATCAGGGTTATCCTGCTGACGAGTTCGAAGGACGGCCGGTAATCGGCATTTGTAATACATTTTCGGAGCTGACGCCCTGCAACGGGCATTTCCGCGAGCTGGCCGAGTCGGTAAAACGCGGGGTGTGGGAAGCGGGAGGCTTTCCGCTTGAATTCCCGGTGATGTCCCTCGGCGAGACGCTCATTAAGCCCACCGCGATGCTTTATCGCAACCTGGCGAGCATGGACGTGGAAGAATCCATCCGCGCGAACCCGATCGACGGTGTGGTATTGCTTTGCGGCTGCGATAAAACTACGCCCTCGCTCGTCATGGGCGCGGCGAGTGTGAATATCCCGACGATCGTCGTATCCGGCGGACCGATGCTTACCGGCCGCTACCGGGGAAAAACCATCGCCACCAGCGATGTGTGGCGTTTCAGCGAAATGCACCGCAAAGGCGAGCTTACGCAGGAAGAACTCTACACCGCCGAAGCCTGCATGTGCCGCAGCGACGGCCACTGCGCGGTGATGGGTACGGCCTCTACCATGGCCTGTATGGTCGAATCGCTTGGATTGACTTTGCCCGAAAACGCGGCAATCCCGGCGGCCGACTCGCGCCGAAAAGTGCTGGCGCATTTGTCGGGGCGGCGTATCGTGGAGATGGTGAGGGAAGACCTGCGCCTGTCGCAAATCCTGACCCGCGAAGCATTCGAGAATGCGATTATGATCAATGCGGCTATCGGTGGTTCCACCAATTTCGTGATCCACCTGCTCGCTATCGCGGGGCGGATCGGCGTGGACCTCAGCCTGGACGATTTCAATGATCTTTGCAAAAAAGTGCCCCTCCTGCTCAACCTGCAACCGTCGGGCGGGTATTTTATGGAAGACTTCTACTATGCCGGGGGTTTGCCGGTTGTTATAAAAGAACTGAGCGGGATATTGCACCAGTCGGTGATTACGGCCAATGGCAAAACCATGGCCGAGAACTGCGCCAGCGCCGAATGCTTCAATCCGGAAGTAATCGGCACGATGGCGGAGCCGGTTAAAGACCTTACTGGACTGGCCGTAGTACGCGGAAACCTTTGCGAGAACGGGGCGGTGATCAAGCCGTCGGCATCGCTGAAACCGGAACTGATGCAGCACCGCGGCAAGGCGATAGTATTCGAGGACATCGACGACTACAAAGCCCGGCTCGACGACCCCGACCTCGATGTGGATGAAAACAGCATATTGGTATTGAAAAATGTAGGCCCGAAAGGTTATCCCGGTATGCCGGAGGTGGGCAATATGTCGTTACCCAAGAAGCTGCTCGCCCAGGGCGTCATCGATATGGTGCGTATTTCCGACGGCCGCATGAGCGGGACGGGATTTGGAACGGTTGTTTTGCACGTGTCGCCCGAGGCGGCTGTGGGCGGCAACCTCGCATTGGTACAGGACGGCGACTATATCGAACTGGATGTGGAAAACCGGCGGCTTCACCTGGAAGTATCGGATGAAGAACTGGCACGTCGCCGGCAGCTTTGGAAACCGCTCGACCTGGGCTACAACCGGGGTTACGTAAACCTGCACATCGCCCACGTCACGCAGGCACACGAAGGCGCCGACCTCGACTTTCTCAGAGGAGGTTCGGGAGACCAGGTAACGAGAGATTCGCATTAA
- a CDS encoding SDR family oxidoreductase: MSSQLFDNHVAIVTGAGQGIGFEIAKQLACQGAGVILNDTNKTLAAEAAKKIRNKEGECVAFAGDASQPEVIDAMVDEAIKCFGKLTLTVCNAGITLFGDFFEYPIDSLRKVLEVNLMGSFLLTQAAAKQMRKQKSGGRILLMSSVVGHQAHQFLGAYAMTKAGLEMLAKNLVLELSPHGITINAVAPGATLTERTLAEDPTYPKTWSAITPMGRPAICEDIANAALFLLSPHSGHITGQSLIVDGGWTSVSPLPDLSNMNVRKS; encoded by the coding sequence ATGAGCAGCCAATTATTTGATAACCACGTCGCGATCGTAACCGGTGCCGGCCAAGGCATCGGCTTTGAAATAGCGAAGCAACTGGCCTGCCAAGGCGCGGGGGTTATCCTGAACGATACCAACAAGACCCTCGCCGCCGAGGCAGCCAAAAAAATACGCAACAAGGAAGGCGAATGCGTGGCATTTGCGGGCGACGCTTCCCAGCCGGAAGTGATCGACGCGATGGTCGACGAGGCCATTAAGTGCTTCGGCAAACTCACATTAACGGTGTGCAATGCCGGCATCACGCTTTTCGGAGATTTTTTTGAATACCCGATCGACAGCCTGAGGAAAGTGCTTGAAGTGAATTTGATGGGTTCTTTTCTACTCACGCAGGCGGCAGCGAAGCAAATGCGCAAGCAAAAGTCGGGCGGCCGGATATTACTTATGTCGTCGGTAGTAGGGCATCAGGCACATCAGTTTCTGGGGGCTTACGCGATGACCAAGGCAGGGCTCGAAATGCTCGCCAAGAACCTCGTGCTGGAACTTTCCCCCCACGGCATTACGATCAACGCCGTGGCACCGGGCGCTACGTTAACGGAACGTACATTGGCAGAAGATCCCACTTATCCCAAAACCTGGTCGGCAATAACACCGATGGGCCGTCCGGCGATCTGTGAGGACATCGCCAATGCCGCATTATTCCTCCTGTCGCCGCATTCGGGGCATATTACAGGGCAAAGCCTGATCGTCGACGGCGGCTGGACGTCTGTGAGTCCCCTGCCCGACCTGAGCAATATGAATGTCAGAAAAAGTTAG
- the gldD gene encoding gliding motility lipoprotein GldD, translating into MYKLIFSIFLPASLLFISGCKKEGEQPYVPKPKGYNRIDLPAHSYRPLTEKHPYTFEYSKYAVVEPDTFKMAEKDWIFINYPQFKANIQLTYKPLRNNPALLKAFIDDSYKLASKHQIRASSIQEQRVLSKTGRTAMLFKIEGDVPSPYQFYTTDSTTHFMRGAIYFPTATKNDSLAPVIDYLRADMLQLLNTLQWR; encoded by the coding sequence ATGTACAAACTTATTTTTAGTATTTTCCTGCCTGCCTCACTGCTTTTTATTTCAGGTTGCAAAAAAGAAGGGGAGCAACCCTATGTCCCGAAACCCAAAGGTTATAACCGCATCGACCTGCCTGCCCACAGCTACCGGCCATTGACCGAAAAACATCCTTACACATTCGAATACTCGAAATACGCGGTTGTAGAGCCCGACACTTTTAAAATGGCGGAAAAGGACTGGATTTTCATCAATTATCCGCAATTCAAAGCCAATATCCAGCTCACTTACAAGCCGCTCCGCAACAACCCGGCCCTGTTGAAGGCCTTCATCGACGATAGCTATAAACTCGCAAGCAAGCACCAGATCCGTGCGTCGTCGATTCAGGAGCAGCGTGTTTTGAGCAAAACAGGGCGGACGGCAATGCTCTTCAAAATCGAAGGCGATGTGCCGAGCCCGTACCAGTTTTACACCACCGACAGCACCACGCATTTCATGAGAGGGGCCATTTATTTCCCCACAGCTACGAAAAACGATTCTCTCGCACCGGTAATCGACTATTTGCGGGCAGATATGCTGCAATTGCTCAATACATTGCAGTGGCGATAA
- the glmS gene encoding glutamine--fructose-6-phosphate transaminase (isomerizing): MCGIVAYVGNREAYPLILKGLKRLEYRGYDSSGIALLENGELNIYKKKGKVSDLESELNGKQLGARIGIGHTRWATHGEPNDVNAHPHFSNNRRLSIIHNGIIENYAAIKQNLIGKGHKFLSDTDTEVLVHFIEDVQKETGATLEEAVRLALKEVVGAYAIVVMSLDHPGQLIAARKGSPLVIGVGENEYFLASDATPIVEYTKDVVYLDDYEVAVINEGKLSIQHLESTRETTPYIQKLEMELETIEKGGYDHFMIKEIFEQPRSIADSMRGRLRADDAHLQLGGLNDYLDKLAQSDRVVIVGCGTSWHAGLVAEYLFEELARINVEVEYASEFRYRNPVIRENDIVIAISQSGETADTLAAIELAKSKGATIFGVCNVVGSSIARATHAGAYTHAGPEIGVASTKAFTAQVTVLTLMAIAVAKRKGTISEETYRQLLIELETIPAKVEKVFENASKIKEIAFIFTYARNFIYLGRGLNFPVALEGALKLKEISYIHAEGYPAAEMKHGPIALIDEDMPVVFLATKDSSYEKIVSNIQEVKARKGRVIAIVTEGDTLIPGMVDFVIEVPNTHEILTPLVSVIPLQLLSYYIAVMRGRNVDQPRNLAKSVTVE, translated from the coding sequence ATGTGCGGAATTGTGGCTTATGTTGGAAACAGGGAGGCATATCCTTTGATTTTAAAAGGACTGAAACGCCTGGAATATCGTGGCTATGACAGCTCGGGAATCGCACTGCTTGAAAATGGCGAATTGAATATTTACAAGAAAAAGGGGAAAGTGTCCGATCTCGAATCGGAGCTGAATGGAAAGCAGCTCGGCGCCAGGATCGGCATCGGGCATACGCGCTGGGCCACGCATGGCGAACCCAACGACGTAAATGCCCACCCGCATTTCTCCAACAACCGCCGGTTATCGATTATTCACAACGGCATTATCGAAAATTACGCGGCCATTAAGCAAAACCTGATCGGCAAAGGCCACAAATTCCTGAGCGATACCGACACCGAAGTCCTGGTTCATTTCATAGAGGACGTGCAGAAAGAAACAGGTGCCACGCTTGAAGAAGCGGTTCGGCTGGCATTGAAAGAGGTGGTAGGCGCCTATGCCATTGTAGTCATGTCGCTCGACCATCCCGGGCAGCTCATCGCGGCGCGGAAAGGCAGCCCGCTCGTGATCGGGGTGGGTGAAAACGAATATTTCCTCGCTTCCGACGCGACGCCGATTGTGGAGTATACCAAAGACGTGGTTTATCTCGACGATTACGAAGTGGCTGTAATCAACGAAGGCAAGCTCAGCATTCAGCACCTCGAAAGCACAAGGGAAACAACCCCCTACATCCAAAAGCTGGAAATGGAGCTCGAAACCATCGAAAAAGGCGGTTACGACCATTTTATGATCAAGGAGATTTTCGAGCAACCCCGTTCCATCGCCGACTCCATGCGCGGACGCCTGCGCGCAGACGACGCGCACCTGCAACTCGGAGGCCTGAACGATTACCTCGACAAGCTCGCGCAGTCCGATCGCGTCGTTATCGTGGGTTGCGGTACTTCGTGGCATGCGGGCCTCGTCGCGGAATACCTTTTCGAGGAACTGGCGCGCATTAATGTGGAGGTCGAATACGCTTCCGAATTCCGCTACCGGAACCCGGTGATCAGGGAAAATGATATTGTAATAGCCATTTCGCAATCGGGCGAAACGGCGGATACCCTGGCGGCGATAGAGCTCGCCAAATCCAAAGGGGCGACGATATTCGGAGTCTGCAACGTGGTGGGGTCGTCTATCGCCCGGGCTACGCATGCAGGCGCCTATACACACGCGGGCCCGGAAATCGGTGTGGCCAGTACCAAGGCATTTACCGCCCAGGTGACTGTGCTCACACTGATGGCCATCGCCGTCGCGAAGCGCAAAGGGACGATTTCGGAAGAAACTTACCGGCAGTTGCTGATCGAACTCGAAACGATCCCGGCGAAGGTGGAAAAGGTATTTGAAAATGCCTCCAAAATCAAGGAGATCGCGTTTATATTCACTTATGCGCGCAACTTCATCTACCTGGGCCGTGGTTTGAACTTTCCGGTGGCACTGGAAGGCGCATTGAAACTCAAAGAAATTTCCTACATCCACGCCGAAGGTTACCCGGCGGCGGAAATGAAACACGGCCCGATCGCGTTGATCGACGAGGATATGCCGGTGGTTTTCCTGGCCACGAAAGACAGTTCCTATGAAAAGATCGTCTCCAACATTCAGGAAGTGAAAGCCCGTAAAGGCCGGGTGATCGCGATCGTGACGGAAGGGGATACTTTGATTCCCGGCATGGTCGATTTTGTGATCGAGGTGCCTAATACCCATGAAATTCTGACGCCGCTTGTTTCCGTGATCCCGCTGCAACTGCTATCGTATTACATTGCAGTGATGCGGGGCCGGAACGTGGACCAGCCAAGAAATCTCGCCAAATCGGTTACCGTCGAGTAA
- a CDS encoding transcriptional repressor — MDQLRETLKVHHLRTTTCREDVLSTFINRKNALSHGDLEGALGESYDRVTIYRTLKTFLEKGIIHKVLDDEGLRYALCSHSCSEEKHQHDHIHFKCSACGETNCLENLHIPAVQLPDGYHPEHFNLLIQGVCPKCN, encoded by the coding sequence ATGGACCAGTTAAGAGAAACGCTGAAAGTGCATCACCTGCGTACGACCACGTGTCGCGAAGACGTGCTTTCGACATTTATCAATAGGAAGAACGCATTATCGCACGGTGATCTGGAAGGTGCGTTGGGAGAGAGCTACGACCGCGTAACCATATACAGGACACTTAAGACGTTCCTCGAAAAAGGCATTATTCACAAGGTACTCGACGACGAAGGGCTTCGCTACGCATTGTGCTCCCACAGCTGTTCGGAAGAAAAGCACCAGCACGATCACATTCACTTCAAATGCAGCGCGTGTGGCGAAACCAATTGCCTGGAAAATCTGCACATTCCCGCCGTGCAACTGCCGGACGGATATCATCCCGAGCATTTCAATCTGCTGATACAGGGCGTTTGCCCGAAATGTAACTAG
- the panC gene encoding pantoate--beta-alanine ligase, producing the protein MEVFTSVKSLRQYLDQQILQQKTIGLVPTMGALHQGHISLIEAAKRDNDIVICSVFVNPTQFNNPEDLAKYPRTFEADRAMLENAGCSAVFAPSVEEMYPEQPVLKINFGALETVMEGASRPGHFNGVGIVVSKLFNIVRPHRAYFGQKDLQQVSVVRQLVNDLAFGLELVICPTVRETDGLAMSSRNTRLNAAERAIAPHIYRILAGAGADLRAGKPVSDAINWAKNEFGKIKEFTLDYFEVIDIKTLLPVEKIGPAGANAICVAAFLGPVRLIDNIIF; encoded by the coding sequence ATGGAAGTATTCACTTCGGTCAAAAGCCTCCGCCAGTACCTCGACCAGCAGATTTTACAGCAGAAAACCATAGGTCTCGTGCCCACGATGGGCGCCCTGCACCAAGGCCATATTTCGCTGATCGAAGCCGCGAAAAGGGACAACGATATCGTCATTTGCAGCGTGTTCGTAAATCCCACGCAGTTCAACAATCCCGAAGACCTCGCCAAATACCCGCGCACGTTTGAAGCCGATCGTGCCATGCTTGAAAATGCGGGCTGTTCGGCGGTATTTGCGCCGTCGGTGGAGGAAATGTACCCCGAGCAGCCTGTACTGAAAATCAATTTCGGGGCATTGGAAACGGTGATGGAAGGTGCTTCGCGGCCGGGGCATTTCAATGGCGTCGGCATCGTGGTTTCGAAACTGTTCAATATCGTGCGGCCGCACCGCGCTTACTTCGGGCAAAAGGATTTGCAGCAGGTGTCGGTAGTGCGCCAATTGGTGAACGACCTTGCATTCGGCCTTGAACTGGTCATATGCCCTACCGTTCGCGAAACGGACGGACTGGCGATGTCGTCACGTAACACGCGCCTGAATGCGGCCGAGCGTGCGATCGCACCACATATATACCGCATACTCGCGGGCGCGGGCGCGGACCTGCGTGCGGGCAAGCCGGTGAGCGACGCCATTAATTGGGCGAAAAATGAATTTGGGAAGATCAAAGAGTTTACCCTCGACTATTTCGAGGTAATCGATATCAAAACCCTGCTGCCGGTCGAAAAAATAGGCCCGGCGGGTGCTAATGCGATCTGCGTAGCGGCATTCCTCGGGCCGGTAAGGCTGATCGACAATATTATCTTTTGA
- a CDS encoding glycogen/starch synthase: MEKLRILYVASEINPFLQTTDVADYVRKLPQAMQEKGAEIRILVPRFGLINERKNRLHEVVRLSGINITVGDEEKPLIIKVASIPNAKLQVYFIDNDDYFHRKSVFFDKENNFFDDNDERAIFFCKGVLETVKKLGWAPDVVHCNDWMTALIPLYLKTTYRNDPMFKDTKSVFTVHNNAFDYKFDADLQNKAKAMDVSDEALAHLHSADFEGFVKIGCAYADAVLKAEEHCSESLNEIFNNAPKRVQLDEHEENFSESYYNLYNDLVS, translated from the coding sequence ATGGAGAAACTACGAATTTTGTATGTAGCCAGTGAAATCAATCCCTTCCTCCAAACCACCGATGTTGCCGATTACGTAAGAAAACTTCCTCAGGCAATGCAGGAAAAAGGGGCAGAAATCAGGATACTCGTTCCGCGTTTCGGGTTGATCAACGAACGCAAAAACAGGCTTCATGAAGTAGTTCGACTGTCAGGAATCAATATTACCGTAGGAGATGAAGAAAAGCCGCTAATTATAAAAGTAGCTTCGATTCCCAATGCGAAGTTGCAGGTCTATTTTATAGATAACGACGATTACTTCCATCGCAAATCCGTTTTCTTCGATAAGGAAAACAACTTCTTCGATGACAACGACGAACGTGCGATCTTCTTTTGCAAGGGTGTTTTGGAAACAGTTAAGAAACTGGGATGGGCCCCGGACGTGGTGCACTGTAATGACTGGATGACGGCTCTGATTCCATTGTACCTTAAAACCACTTACCGCAACGATCCGATGTTTAAGGATACGAAAAGTGTGTTTACCGTACATAACAATGCATTTGACTACAAATTCGATGCGGATTTGCAGAACAAGGCCAAGGCCATGGACGTGAGCGACGAAGCGCTGGCGCATTTGCATTCTGCCGATTTCGAAGGTTTTGTCAAAATCGGATGTGCTTATGCCGACGCGGTGCTGAAAGCCGAAGAGCATTGCAGCGAAAGTCTCAACGAAATTTTCAACAATGCGCCGAAACGTGTGCAGCTCGATGAGCACGAAGAGAATTTCTCCGAGTCGTATTACAATCTCTATAACGATCTGGTAAGCTAG
- a CDS encoding TonB-dependent receptor produces the protein MSFAKNLTLTLLLSLASLIAAGQKQACECFVKGVVKDRHTGQPIVGATVLIIGQNNGVFTDANGRYELRDLCPGNYTLECRIVGYNPFQQKVDLTAGHEENFNLLEQEVHLHDVEITAHRTDAPSSQPVTTISGADLDKTRGQTLGESLKGITGVTTMQTGSSIAKPVIHGLHSNRVLIMNNGIRQEGQQWGSEHAPEIDPFIATRISVVKGAAGVRYGSDAIGGVILVEPEELPVDKPVSGELNAVGFSNGRQGVLSGTAQGGLSLIKGFGWRAQGTIKRGGNIRTPNYYLDNTGISENNFSLAAGYRHKGLGIDVFYSRFDTQIGIFSGSHIGSVTDLLNVIKNGEPFVKSGFSYAINRPNQNATHELLKAETHYHFQDGNRLQWTIARQYNNRNEFDLHRPRNDSIAALNRPELTFKLTSLTNDVVWDHKPLAGKISGQVGVSTLYQYNLMSGRPLIPNFNQFNIGLFWIERYVTGKWELEAGLRYDYRTLKTYRIVNRKKIADHFDFGNFSGTAGATRNFSERFSARVNAGTAWRAPNVSELFSDGVHHGAAAYEKGDATLQPEKALNSIASVKYAAPKWSVEVGGILQLYF, from the coding sequence ATGTCCTTTGCGAAAAATTTAACGCTAACGCTCCTGCTGTCACTGGCTTCCCTGATCGCTGCCGGCCAGAAACAGGCTTGCGAATGCTTTGTGAAGGGCGTGGTGAAAGACCGGCATACGGGCCAGCCTATCGTTGGTGCCACAGTGCTCATTATAGGGCAGAACAACGGCGTTTTCACCGACGCGAACGGTCGTTATGAACTTCGCGATCTTTGCCCCGGCAACTATACACTGGAATGCCGCATTGTGGGCTACAATCCGTTTCAGCAAAAAGTCGATCTGACGGCCGGGCATGAAGAAAACTTCAACCTGCTCGAACAGGAAGTGCATTTGCACGATGTGGAAATCACCGCGCACCGGACGGACGCGCCTTCGTCACAACCGGTAACCACGATTTCAGGTGCCGATCTCGATAAAACACGCGGGCAAACGCTCGGCGAAAGCCTGAAAGGCATAACCGGCGTCACCACCATGCAAACCGGTTCGTCTATCGCCAAACCGGTTATTCACGGCCTGCATAGCAACCGCGTGCTGATTATGAACAACGGCATTCGCCAGGAAGGCCAGCAATGGGGCTCCGAGCACGCACCGGAGATCGATCCGTTCATCGCAACGAGGATTTCGGTGGTAAAAGGCGCCGCGGGAGTCCGGTACGGTTCGGATGCGATCGGCGGGGTAATCCTGGTGGAACCCGAAGAGTTGCCCGTCGACAAACCCGTTAGCGGCGAACTGAATGCGGTAGGGTTTTCCAATGGCCGGCAGGGCGTTTTATCGGGCACCGCGCAAGGTGGGCTAAGTCTTATCAAAGGTTTTGGCTGGCGCGCGCAGGGAACCATCAAGCGTGGCGGCAATATCCGTACGCCGAATTACTACCTCGACAACACCGGCATCAGCGAAAACAACTTCTCGCTCGCTGCCGGTTATCGCCATAAGGGCCTGGGAATCGATGTATTTTACAGTCGTTTTGATACGCAGATAGGCATCTTCTCCGGCTCGCACATCGGCAGCGTTACCGACTTGCTGAATGTGATCAAAAACGGCGAACCGTTCGTTAAATCGGGTTTCAGCTACGCGATTAACCGCCCCAACCAGAATGCGACGCACGAATTGCTGAAAGCCGAAACGCATTACCATTTCCAGGACGGTAACCGCCTGCAATGGACGATCGCGCGGCAGTACAACAACCGCAACGAGTTCGATTTGCACCGGCCCCGCAACGACAGCATAGCGGCGCTCAACCGCCCGGAACTGACATTCAAACTCACTTCATTGACAAACGACGTGGTTTGGGACCACAAACCCCTTGCCGGAAAGATCAGCGGGCAGGTCGGTGTAAGCACATTATACCAATACAACCTGATGAGCGGCCGCCCGTTGATCCCCAACTTCAACCAGTTCAACATCGGCCTGTTCTGGATAGAGCGGTACGTGACCGGCAAATGGGAACTGGAAGCCGGCTTGCGTTACGATTACCGGACATTGAAAACCTACCGGATCGTAAACCGTAAGAAAATCGCCGACCACTTCGATTTCGGCAATTTTTCGGGAACGGCGGGTGCTACGCGCAATTTTTCAGAACGTTTTTCCGCGCGGGTGAACGCGGGTACGGCCTGGCGCGCGCCTAACGTGAGCGAGCTGTTCAGCGACGGCGTGCACCATGGCGCAGCCGCATACGAGAAGGGCGACGCCACCTTGCAACCCGAAAAAGCGCTCAATTCGATCGCCAGTGTGAAGTACGCCGCGCCGAAATGGAGTGTCGAAGTGGGGGGGATATTACAATTATATTTTTGA